The proteins below come from a single Oscillospiraceae bacterium genomic window:
- a CDS encoding lysophospholipase, protein MPELHCETITFPSSDGRHTSSAVLYTMPGKPVRAVLQLSHGMCEYVRRYAPMAEFYAAHGIALAGNDHLGHGDTAKAGEHGHYGEPDGRLHLLNDLHTMNGLLHERFPDTPIILYGHSMGSFYARWYAEKWPGSITALVISGTAGPSFMNVIGQKLAGLIARVKGPRYVSPLMVKLNFGSYCKKIENAKSANDWLTRDEAVVNAYDADGLCTFQFTASTYREMLATLNHVSSKAWAESINKELPVLLIAGDGDPVGDYGKGVRKVWAMLGDAGVKDLTCQIFEGGRHELHNETNRDEVFDYVLTWIEDHIS, encoded by the coding sequence ATGCCCGAACTCCACTGCGAAACCATTACCTTCCCGTCCTCGGACGGCCGCCATACCTCCTCCGCTGTGCTGTACACCATGCCCGGCAAGCCTGTGCGTGCGGTACTGCAGCTTAGCCACGGCATGTGCGAGTATGTGCGCCGTTATGCCCCTATGGCAGAGTTTTATGCCGCCCACGGTATTGCCCTTGCGGGCAATGACCACCTCGGCCACGGCGACACCGCCAAGGCAGGGGAGCACGGCCACTACGGCGAGCCGGATGGCCGCCTGCATCTGCTGAACGACCTGCACACAATGAACGGCTTGCTCCATGAGCGTTTCCCGGATACGCCCATTATCCTGTACGGCCACAGCATGGGCAGCTTTTACGCCCGCTGGTACGCCGAAAAGTGGCCGGGGAGCATCACGGCACTGGTCATTTCCGGCACAGCAGGTCCCAGCTTTATGAATGTCATCGGCCAAAAACTAGCCGGGCTGATTGCCCGCGTCAAGGGGCCGCGCTATGTTTCGCCGCTGATGGTCAAGCTGAATTTCGGCAGCTACTGCAAAAAAATCGAGAACGCGAAGTCTGCCAATGACTGGCTGACCCGTGATGAGGCTGTTGTTAATGCCTATGATGCGGACGGTCTGTGTACCTTCCAGTTTACGGCCTCCACCTACCGGGAGATGCTGGCCACGCTGAACCATGTCAGCAGCAAGGCCTGGGCTGAGTCGATCAACAAGGAACTGCCCGTTCTGTTGATTGCCGGTGACGGCGATCCTGTTGGAGATTACGGCAAGGGCGTCCGCAAAGTCTGGGCGATGCTGGGCGATGCCGGTGTCAAGGATCTGACCTGCCAGATTTTTGAGGGCGGCCGCCATGAGCTGCACAACGAGACCAACCGTGATGAGGTCTTTGACTATGTGCTGACATGGATCGAGGATCACATTTCCTGA